A region of Rhizorhabdus wittichii RW1 DNA encodes the following proteins:
- a CDS encoding Rieske (2Fe-2S) domain protein (PFAM: Rieske [2Fe-2S] domain protein): MDQPVQQMQPEITRRAKAGPDDFIPKEDYVSRDFARREAERLWPRTWQMACREEEIPRVGDYVTYDVLDESIIVVRTAPDRIAAYHNACQHRGRRLAEGCGHAARLHCRFHGWSWKLDGTIAHVVDRDNWDGSLKDEDIALPKVRVDSWGGWVFVCMSEETEPLLEFLAPLPEVFRNYPFERMRYRWYKSTGIACNWKTALEAFNEGYHVQTTHTQLLPVHDDEALAHAEGRHGSYQLAPGRISLGERSPRLAARTVDYRHNVRDFVLMLEQDLKASIPPHMAGLMDRLVEELPAEASLLDVLMKYGQIAYEAAGERGIPFPALTPEEIARAGADWHLFPNMVFLPAPDAMLAYRARPDRDDPERCIFEVYSLLLYPEGEEPPLERQCFADWKDHDGWGLILEQDFQNMTEVQRGMRSRGFTGSRTNPVQEKSVSNFHRALREFISE; this comes from the coding sequence GTGGATCAGCCAGTGCAACAGATGCAGCCCGAGATCACCCGGCGCGCCAAGGCCGGGCCCGACGACTTCATCCCCAAGGAAGATTATGTCTCGCGCGACTTCGCCCGGCGCGAGGCCGAGCGGTTGTGGCCGCGCACCTGGCAGATGGCCTGCCGCGAGGAGGAGATTCCCCGGGTCGGCGACTATGTGACCTATGACGTGCTCGACGAGTCGATCATCGTCGTCCGCACCGCGCCCGACCGCATCGCCGCCTATCACAATGCCTGCCAGCATCGCGGCCGCCGGCTGGCCGAGGGCTGCGGCCATGCCGCGCGGCTCCATTGCCGCTTCCATGGCTGGTCGTGGAAGCTCGACGGCACCATCGCCCATGTCGTCGACCGCGACAATTGGGACGGCAGCCTGAAGGACGAGGACATCGCCCTGCCCAAGGTGCGGGTCGACAGCTGGGGCGGCTGGGTGTTCGTCTGCATGAGCGAGGAGACCGAGCCGCTGCTCGAATTCCTGGCGCCGCTGCCGGAGGTGTTCCGCAACTATCCGTTCGAGAGGATGCGCTATCGCTGGTACAAGTCGACCGGCATCGCCTGCAACTGGAAGACCGCGCTCGAAGCCTTCAACGAGGGCTATCACGTCCAGACCACCCACACCCAGCTATTGCCCGTCCACGACGACGAGGCGCTGGCCCATGCCGAGGGCCGACACGGCAGCTACCAGCTCGCCCCCGGCCGCATCTCGCTGGGCGAGCGATCGCCGCGGCTGGCCGCCCGGACGGTCGACTATCGGCACAATGTCCGCGACTTCGTGCTGATGCTCGAACAGGACCTGAAGGCCTCGATCCCGCCGCACATGGCCGGGCTGATGGACCGGCTGGTCGAGGAGCTTCCGGCCGAGGCCAGCCTGCTCGACGTGCTGATGAAATACGGCCAGATCGCCTATGAGGCGGCCGGCGAGCGCGGCATCCCCTTCCCGGCGCTCACCCCCGAGGAGATCGCGCGGGCCGGCGCCGACTGGCACCTCTTCCCCAACATGGTGTTCCTGCCCGCGCCCGACGCGATGCTCGCCTATCGCGCGCGGCCCGACCGCGACGATCCCGAGCGCTGCATCTTCGAGGTCTATTCGCTGCTGCTCTACCCGGAAGGCGAGGAGCCTCCGCTCGAACGGCAATGTTTCGCGGACTGGAAGGATCACGACGGCTGGGGCCTGATCCTCGAACAGGATTTCCAGAACATGACCGAGGTCCAGCGCGGCATGCGGTCGCGGGGCTTCACCGGATCGCGCACCAACCCCGTGCAGGAGAAGAGCGTGTCCAATTTCCACCGCGCCCTGCGCGAATTCATCAGCGAATAG
- a CDS encoding short-chain dehydrogenase/reductase SDR (PFAM: NAD-dependent epimerase/dehydratase; short-chain dehydrogenase/reductase SDR; KR) — protein MAQRWFVTGVAGGLGQALATALLDRGDIVVGTARRVAEAEAFARSRPGAAHGIALDLDDHARIAAAVEQAMALAGGGIDVVVNNAGRSLFAPVEETPLDDAKALFATNLFGPMAVMQAFLPHVRRQGRGTFVTISSGCGLMGVPGLGAYCASKFALEGLCETLAIEMAGFGGRMMLVEPGAVRTRFISHGTAEVGARGGHYGTLDGGKDLLDAYYQDKAMAPEAVAAAILAALDGGDPPPRLVLGDDTRPGARAKFQALADMLAD, from the coding sequence ATGGCGCAGCGATGGTTCGTCACCGGCGTGGCCGGCGGATTGGGGCAGGCGCTGGCGACGGCGCTGCTCGATCGCGGCGACATCGTCGTCGGCACCGCGCGGCGCGTCGCCGAGGCGGAGGCCTTCGCCCGCAGCCGGCCGGGCGCCGCGCACGGCATCGCGCTCGATCTCGACGATCATGCCCGCATCGCGGCGGCGGTCGAGCAGGCGATGGCGCTGGCGGGCGGCGGAATCGACGTCGTCGTCAACAATGCCGGCCGCAGCCTGTTCGCGCCGGTCGAGGAGACCCCGCTCGACGACGCCAAGGCGCTGTTCGCGACCAACCTCTTCGGGCCGATGGCGGTGATGCAGGCCTTCCTGCCGCACGTCCGCCGCCAGGGGCGGGGGACCTTCGTCACCATCTCCTCGGGCTGCGGGCTGATGGGGGTGCCGGGGCTCGGCGCCTATTGCGCCAGCAAGTTCGCGCTCGAAGGCCTTTGCGAGACGCTGGCGATCGAGATGGCCGGCTTCGGTGGCCGGATGATGCTGGTCGAGCCCGGCGCGGTGCGGACCCGCTTCATCAGCCACGGCACCGCCGAGGTCGGCGCACGGGGTGGCCACTACGGCACTCTCGACGGCGGCAAGGACCTGCTCGACGCCTATTACCAGGACAAGGCGATGGCGCCCGAGGCGGTGGCCGCTGCGATCCTGGCGGCGCTGGACGGCGGCGATCCGCCGCCGCGCCTGGTGCTGGGCGACGATACCCGGCCGGGCGCGCGGGCGAAGTTCCAGGCGCTCGCCGACATGCTGGCCGATTGA
- a CDS encoding short-chain dehydrogenase/reductase SDR (PFAM: short-chain dehydrogenase/reductase SDR) — MGRLDGKVALIMGATRAGNMGQAIARRFIDEGATVVVSGRGREGLDAFAAETGATALPCDVRHRAGIEALADAVVARHGGLDIAVNAAATGALAPFEEETEEQVDEMLSIIFKGGLFFMQAVVGRMKRPVGRGGSIITVSSAVADIMSENHCSYMGAKAGLNHMTRFVAHEYGRHGIRANILSPGLTVTPMLGGYDVPGMAEAYAREYPLGRIGTVDDIANAALFMAGDECFMTGETFHVTGGLTLRRNPTTAEIMASIAAAGAA; from the coding sequence ATGGGCAGGCTGGACGGCAAGGTCGCGCTGATCATGGGCGCGACGCGCGCGGGCAATATGGGCCAGGCGATCGCCCGGCGCTTCATCGACGAGGGGGCGACGGTGGTCGTCTCCGGGCGCGGTCGCGAGGGTCTCGACGCCTTCGCCGCCGAGACCGGCGCCACCGCCCTGCCCTGCGACGTCCGCCACCGCGCCGGGATCGAGGCGCTGGCCGATGCGGTGGTCGCCCGCCATGGCGGCCTCGACATCGCCGTCAACGCCGCGGCGACCGGCGCGCTCGCCCCCTTCGAGGAGGAGACCGAGGAGCAGGTCGACGAGATGCTGTCGATCATCTTCAAGGGCGGCCTGTTCTTCATGCAGGCGGTGGTGGGGCGGATGAAGCGCCCCGTCGGCCGGGGCGGATCGATCATCACCGTCTCCTCGGCGGTGGCCGACATCATGTCGGAGAACCATTGCAGCTATATGGGCGCCAAGGCCGGGCTCAACCACATGACCCGCTTCGTCGCCCATGAATATGGCCGGCACGGCATCCGCGCCAACATATTGTCGCCGGGGCTCACCGTCACGCCGATGCTGGGCGGCTATGACGTGCCCGGCATGGCCGAGGCCTATGCGCGCGAATATCCGCTGGGCCGGATCGGCACGGTCGACGACATCGCCAACGCCGCGCTGTTCATGGCCGGCGACGAATGCTTCATGACCGGCGAGACCTTCCACGTCACCGGCGGGCTGACCCTGCGCCGCAACCCGACGACCGCCGAGATCATGGCGTCGATCGCGGCGGCGGGAGCGGCCTGA
- a CDS encoding Enoyl-CoA hydratase/isomerase (PFAM: Enoyl-CoA hydratase/isomerase), which yields MGMKWLKSTDCVAFDVRDNVARITLNRPDKRNALSARTIQELNQALLEADDRRDVNAILLSGAGRDFCAGYDLTDSYGGAADLSSDYDADRYRTRAGTLDDDIWNLERQQELTLIMLDLHKPIVAKIQGNCLAGGTDLAFSCDIVLAADDARIGFPAARANGTPPTNLWFYHCGPQWAKRMLFTGDTISGIDAARIGLVLEAYPADAIDAEADEMVRRIACVDAEILATHKRVMNMQMELAGARLSQRYAAELDARAHLSQGPRRSQFRKDMAEKGLKEALTNRDAPFGNSRVALRARKPSA from the coding sequence ATGGGCATGAAATGGCTGAAGTCGACCGATTGCGTGGCGTTCGACGTGCGCGACAACGTCGCCCGGATCACGCTGAACCGGCCCGACAAGCGCAATGCCCTGTCCGCCCGGACGATCCAGGAGCTCAACCAGGCGCTGCTCGAAGCCGACGACCGGCGCGACGTCAACGCGATCCTGCTGTCGGGCGCCGGCCGGGATTTCTGCGCCGGCTACGACCTGACCGACAGCTATGGCGGCGCGGCCGACCTCTCGTCCGATTATGACGCCGATCGCTATCGCACCCGTGCCGGCACGCTCGACGACGATATCTGGAATCTCGAGCGGCAGCAGGAACTGACGCTGATCATGCTCGACCTGCACAAGCCGATCGTCGCCAAGATCCAGGGCAATTGCCTGGCGGGCGGCACCGACCTCGCCTTTTCCTGCGACATCGTGCTGGCCGCCGACGATGCCAGGATCGGCTTCCCGGCCGCGCGCGCCAACGGCACCCCGCCGACCAACTTGTGGTTCTACCATTGCGGCCCGCAATGGGCGAAGCGGATGCTGTTCACCGGCGACACGATCAGCGGGATCGACGCCGCCCGGATCGGCCTGGTGCTGGAGGCCTATCCCGCCGACGCAATCGACGCCGAGGCCGACGAAATGGTCCGCCGCATCGCCTGCGTCGACGCCGAGATATTGGCGACCCACAAGCGGGTGATGAACATGCAGATGGAGCTGGCCGGCGCCAGGCTGTCGCAGCGCTACGCCGCCGAGCTCGACGCGCGCGCCCATCTCAGCCAGGGCCCGCGCCGCAGCCAGTTCCGCAAGGACATGGCGGAGAAGGGCCTCAAGGAAGCGCTGACCAACCGCGATGCGCCGTTCGGCAACAGCCGGGTCGCGCTCCGCGCGCGCAAGCCATCGGCCTGA
- a CDS encoding Propanoyl-CoA C-acyltransferase translates to MRHGFPSGRTAIVGAATFGIGRCPGVSAVDMAARAAMLALADAGLSLADVDALYTSAPYEALGGMELSEYLGLTPKVVDCNRTGGSAFEVYVQQAALALEAGLIDCALIAYGSNPASNPPPGVGMTRQSPWEAPYRPVAPISSYALAASRHMHLYGTTRAQLAEVAVAARRWAQLNPEAAVRDPLTIDEVLSARMISDPLTARDCCLFNDGAAAVVMVRADRAKDCARRPIPVLGAAHAVTHREISSMPDLTVTGAAISGPQAFAQAGVTPADIDLAMVYDAFTITPILFLEDLGFCPKGEGGRFVENGAIAPGGRLAVNTNGGGLSCVHPGMYGLFLLVEAVRQLRGEAGDRQLERAELAVAHGNGGVLSSEATVVLARG, encoded by the coding sequence ATGCGCCACGGTTTCCCGAGCGGACGCACCGCGATCGTCGGCGCCGCCACCTTCGGCATCGGCCGGTGCCCCGGCGTCTCGGCGGTAGACATGGCGGCGCGCGCGGCGATGCTGGCGCTGGCCGATGCCGGCCTTTCGCTGGCGGACGTCGACGCGCTCTACACCTCCGCGCCCTATGAGGCGCTCGGCGGGATGGAGCTTTCCGAATATCTCGGCCTCACGCCGAAGGTCGTCGACTGCAACCGCACCGGCGGATCGGCGTTCGAGGTCTATGTCCAGCAGGCGGCGCTCGCGCTCGAAGCGGGGCTGATCGATTGCGCGCTGATCGCCTATGGATCGAACCCGGCGAGCAACCCGCCGCCCGGCGTCGGCATGACCCGCCAGAGCCCGTGGGAAGCGCCCTACCGACCGGTCGCCCCGATTTCCTCCTATGCGCTGGCGGCAAGCCGGCACATGCACCTCTACGGCACCACCCGCGCCCAGCTCGCCGAAGTGGCGGTGGCGGCGAGGCGCTGGGCGCAGCTCAACCCCGAGGCGGCAGTGCGCGACCCGCTGACGATCGACGAGGTGCTGTCGGCGCGCATGATCTCCGACCCGCTGACCGCCCGCGACTGCTGCCTGTTCAACGACGGCGCGGCGGCGGTGGTGATGGTCCGCGCCGACCGGGCCAAGGACTGCGCCAGGCGGCCGATCCCGGTGCTGGGCGCCGCCCATGCCGTCACCCACCGCGAGATCAGCTCGATGCCCGACCTGACGGTGACGGGCGCCGCGATCTCCGGCCCGCAGGCCTTCGCCCAGGCGGGGGTGACTCCGGCCGACATCGACCTGGCGATGGTCTACGACGCCTTCACCATCACCCCGATCCTGTTCCTCGAGGATCTCGGCTTCTGCCCCAAGGGCGAAGGCGGCCGCTTCGTCGAGAACGGCGCGATCGCGCCGGGCGGGCGACTGGCGGTCAACACCAATGGCGGCGGCCTCTCCTGCGTCCATCCCGGCATGTACGGGCTGTTCCTGCTGGTCGAGGCGGTCCGCCAGCTGCGCGGCGAGGCCGGCGACCGCCAGCTGGAGCGCGCCGAACTGGCGGTAGCGCACGGCAATGGCGGGGTGTTATCGAGCGAGGCGACGGTCGTCCTCGCGCGGGGGTGA
- a CDS encoding protein of unknown function DUF35 (PFAM: protein of unknown function DUF35): protein MIQPEAEWRAHLAEGRFMIQRSRSTGGHVFYPRIVEPGTGADDLQWVEASGKGVVHAVTVVRKKDPADSYNVVLVDLAEGPRLMSRVDGIDVDAVRIGMDVRARIVEGEGKPLLVFVPA, encoded by the coding sequence ATGATCCAGCCCGAAGCGGAGTGGCGCGCGCATCTGGCCGAGGGGCGCTTCATGATCCAGCGCAGCCGGTCGACCGGCGGCCATGTCTTCTATCCGCGCATCGTCGAACCCGGCACCGGCGCCGACGACCTGCAATGGGTGGAGGCGTCGGGCAAGGGCGTGGTCCACGCCGTCACGGTGGTCCGCAAGAAGGACCCGGCGGACAGCTACAATGTCGTGCTGGTCGACCTGGCCGAGGGGCCCCGGCTGATGAGCCGGGTCGACGGGATCGATGTCGACGCGGTCCGGATCGGCATGGACGTGCGGGCCCGCATCGTCGAGGGGGAAGGCAAGCCGCTGCTCGTCTTCGTGCCGGCATGA
- a CDS encoding Enoyl-CoA hydratase (PFAM: Enoyl-CoA hydratase/isomerase), with product MTISVEKRGAVAIVTLDRPETRNAITQEMRGQLYGAFEQIALDHDIRAAILTGANGAFCSGMDVGGMGRGGVTGSMDRMYTLNRIARAIHTLKKPTIAAVPGICVGVGWSYALACDIVLAAEKARFAAIFRNIALAPDGGLVWQLRQQISVQKAKELVYSGRIIGADEALAMGLVFEKTSDEGLMERAMELAESFAAGPSIAMGLAKRQFDLSWNAGFEQYLDMEFTMQPIASRSEDHEEGLRAFREKRKPVFKGE from the coding sequence ATGACGATCAGTGTCGAGAAACGGGGAGCGGTCGCGATCGTGACGCTCGACCGCCCCGAAACCAGGAACGCGATCACCCAGGAGATGCGCGGCCAGCTCTACGGCGCCTTCGAGCAGATCGCGCTCGACCATGATATCCGCGCCGCGATCCTGACCGGCGCGAACGGCGCCTTCTGCTCGGGGATGGACGTCGGCGGCATGGGCCGGGGCGGCGTGACCGGATCGATGGACCGGATGTACACGCTCAACCGGATCGCGCGGGCGATCCACACGCTCAAGAAGCCGACCATCGCGGCGGTGCCGGGCATCTGCGTCGGGGTCGGCTGGTCCTACGCCCTCGCCTGCGACATCGTGCTGGCCGCCGAGAAGGCCAGGTTCGCCGCGATCTTCCGCAACATCGCGCTGGCGCCCGACGGCGGCCTCGTCTGGCAGCTCCGCCAGCAGATCAGCGTCCAGAAGGCCAAGGAGCTGGTCTATTCAGGCCGGATCATCGGCGCCGACGAGGCGCTGGCGATGGGCCTGGTGTTCGAGAAGACGTCCGACGAAGGGCTGATGGAGCGCGCAATGGAGTTGGCCGAGAGCTTCGCCGCCGGCCCCAGCATCGCGATGGGCCTCGCCAAGCGCCAGTTCGACCTCTCCTGGAACGCCGGCTTCGAGCAATATCTCGACATGGAGTTCACGATGCAGCCGATCGCGAGCCGCAGCGAGGACCATGAGGAGGGCCTCCGCGCCTTCCGCGAGAAGCGCAAGCCGGTCTTCAAGGGGGAATGA
- a CDS encoding acetyl-CoA acetyltransferase (TIGRFAM: acetyl-CoA acetyltransferase~PFAM: Thiolase): MKEAAIVATARTPIGKAHRGSLNNVHGATMAGHVIAAAVARAGIDPGEVEDVLLGSARCEGAVGSNVARQAALRAGLPVGVCGVTLDRKCSSGLQTIAFAAQRIRAGEGGIYVAGGVETVSLVDPHRNTFRTRDDWLVEHKPEIYMAMNLTGDIVARRYSVGREAQDAFAVTSQARAAAAQQQGHFDAEIVPIDVTRNLVDKALAVTGQEDVRFERDECNRPGTDIEGLAKLKPLFEGGTVTAGNCSQLSDGSSVCVVMDADEAARRGIPILGLYKGMQVAGCEPDEMGIGPVFAVPRLLARAGLSVDDIDLWELNEAYASQALYCRDRLGIPQERLNVDGGAIALGHPFGMTGSRMTGHALLAGRRLGARNAVVTMCIGGGMGAAALFELV, encoded by the coding sequence ATGAAGGAAGCGGCGATCGTCGCCACCGCGCGGACCCCGATCGGCAAGGCCCATCGCGGTTCGCTCAACAATGTCCATGGCGCCACCATGGCCGGCCATGTCATCGCCGCCGCCGTGGCGCGCGCCGGGATCGATCCGGGCGAGGTCGAGGACGTGCTGCTCGGCTCGGCGCGCTGCGAAGGCGCGGTCGGATCGAACGTCGCGCGGCAGGCGGCGCTGCGGGCCGGCCTGCCGGTCGGGGTCTGCGGCGTCACGCTCGACCGCAAATGCTCGTCGGGTCTCCAGACCATCGCCTTCGCGGCGCAGCGCATCCGGGCCGGGGAGGGCGGTATCTACGTCGCCGGCGGGGTCGAGACGGTGTCGCTGGTCGATCCGCACCGCAATACATTCCGTACCCGCGATGACTGGCTGGTCGAGCACAAGCCCGAAATCTACATGGCGATGAACCTGACCGGCGACATCGTCGCCCGCCGCTACAGCGTCGGCCGCGAGGCGCAGGACGCATTCGCCGTGACCAGCCAGGCGCGCGCCGCCGCAGCCCAGCAACAGGGCCATTTCGACGCGGAGATCGTGCCGATCGACGTCACCCGCAACCTCGTCGACAAGGCGCTGGCGGTGACCGGGCAGGAGGATGTCCGGTTCGAGCGCGACGAGTGCAACCGGCCGGGCACCGATATCGAGGGGCTGGCGAAGCTCAAGCCGCTGTTCGAGGGCGGCACCGTCACCGCCGGCAATTGCAGCCAGCTTTCGGACGGATCGAGCGTCTGCGTGGTGATGGACGCCGACGAGGCGGCGCGGCGGGGCATCCCGATCCTCGGCCTCTACAAGGGGATGCAGGTTGCGGGCTGCGAGCCCGACGAGATGGGGATCGGCCCGGTCTTCGCGGTGCCCAGGCTGCTGGCGCGCGCGGGGCTGTCGGTCGACGATATCGACCTGTGGGAGCTCAACGAGGCCTATGCCAGCCAGGCGCTGTACTGCCGCGACCGGCTCGGCATCCCGCAGGAACGGCTCAACGTCGATGGCGGCGCGATCGCGCTCGGCCATCCCTTCGGCATGACCGGCTCGCGGATGACCGGCCATGCGCTGCTCGCCGGCCGCCGGCTCGGCGCCCGCAACGCGGTGGTGACGATGTGCATCGGCGGCGGGATGGGCGCGGCCGCGCTGTTCGAGCTGGTCTAG
- a CDS encoding Pyruvate dehydrogenase (acetyl-transferring) (PFAM: dehydrogenase, E1 component), producing MTNRAVPDAGTQIEIYRRMALIKANDERSRKVIMTGRLVMPYYSPRGQEVIPSAISVSLTDEDYVCTIYRGSHDQLAKGLPLKDLWAEVAGRTTGTCKGKGGPMHVTYPTKGIMVTTGIVGSTMPIANGLAWGSQLRGDGRVTVANFGDGAANIGAFHESLNLASVWKLPVIFVCQNNEWGEHTAYDKTSNVRVADRAAAYGIPGERVDGNDPFAMYAAAREAIERARAGEGPTLIEAMTYRFHGHVFGDQDAYMDKDRKARAMADDPVPRFRARLIADGVASEEQLVAMEAEIEAQIDEAVEFALASDFPGVEELKRDVFAEELN from the coding sequence ATGACCAACAGGGCCGTGCCCGACGCCGGGACCCAGATCGAGATCTACCGCCGCATGGCGCTGATCAAGGCCAATGACGAGCGTTCGCGCAAGGTGATCATGACCGGCCGCCTGGTCATGCCCTATTACAGCCCGCGCGGGCAGGAGGTGATCCCCAGCGCGATCTCGGTCAGCCTGACCGACGAGGACTATGTCTGCACCATCTATCGCGGCAGCCACGACCAGCTCGCCAAGGGCCTGCCGCTCAAGGACCTGTGGGCCGAGGTCGCCGGGCGCACCACCGGCACCTGCAAGGGCAAGGGCGGCCCGATGCACGTCACCTATCCGACCAAGGGGATCATGGTGACGACCGGCATCGTCGGATCGACCATGCCGATCGCCAACGGCCTCGCCTGGGGCTCGCAACTGCGCGGCGACGGGCGGGTGACGGTGGCCAATTTCGGCGACGGCGCCGCCAATATCGGCGCCTTCCACGAATCGCTCAACCTGGCGTCGGTGTGGAAGCTGCCGGTGATCTTCGTGTGCCAGAACAACGAATGGGGCGAGCACACCGCCTATGACAAGACCAGCAACGTCAGGGTCGCCGATCGCGCCGCCGCCTATGGCATCCCCGGCGAGCGGGTCGACGGCAACGATCCCTTCGCGATGTACGCTGCCGCCCGCGAGGCGATCGAGCGCGCCCGTGCCGGCGAGGGGCCGACCCTGATCGAGGCGATGACCTACCGCTTCCACGGCCACGTCTTCGGCGACCAGGACGCGTATATGGACAAGGACCGCAAGGCGCGGGCGATGGCCGACGATCCGGTGCCTCGCTTCCGCGCGCGGCTGATCGCCGACGGCGTCGCCAGCGAGGAGCAACTCGTCGCGATGGAGGCCGAGATTGAGGCGCAGATCGACGAGGCGGTCGAGTTCGCGCTGGCCAGCGACTTCCCCGGCGTCGAGGAACTGAAGCGCGACGTGTTCGCGGAGGAGCTCAACTGA
- a CDS encoding Transketolase, central region (PFAM: Transketolase, central region; Transketolase domain protein), whose product MATQTAAKPAKANILQAINAAIADAMEADDNVVVLGEDVADPEEGGVCGVTKGLSSRFGDARVRSTPISEQAIVGAAIGASLVGFKPVAEIMLMNFTTVAMDMIVNHAAKLRFMSGGQTHVPIVIRTMTGTGFASGGQHCDYLEAWFAHTAGIKVVAPSSPRDAYGLMRSAIDDPDPVLFIENLPTYWTPAEAPEKDHRVPIGKAKLLSEGSDITIIAYARMIQEALPAVAQLAEAGISAELIDLRTIAPWDRDTVLASVARTGRAMIVHEAVTPFGVGAEIGSVLNEELFGKLKAPVKRLGGAFCAVPFSKPLETAFAPQTADIVAAAKALMA is encoded by the coding sequence ATGGCTACCCAGACCGCTGCCAAGCCCGCCAAGGCCAATATCCTCCAGGCGATCAACGCCGCCATCGCCGACGCGATGGAGGCCGACGACAATGTCGTCGTGCTCGGCGAGGACGTCGCCGATCCCGAGGAGGGGGGCGTCTGCGGGGTGACCAAGGGGCTGTCGTCGCGCTTCGGCGATGCGCGCGTCCGCTCGACCCCGATCTCCGAGCAGGCGATCGTCGGCGCCGCGATCGGCGCTTCGCTGGTCGGCTTCAAGCCGGTCGCGGAGATCATGCTGATGAACTTCACGACGGTGGCGATGGACATGATCGTCAACCACGCCGCCAAGCTGCGCTTCATGTCGGGCGGGCAGACCCATGTGCCGATCGTGATCCGCACCATGACCGGCACCGGCTTCGCCTCGGGCGGGCAGCATTGCGACTATCTGGAGGCGTGGTTCGCCCACACCGCCGGGATCAAGGTGGTGGCGCCGTCCAGCCCGCGCGACGCCTATGGCCTGATGCGCAGCGCGATCGACGATCCCGATCCGGTGCTGTTCATCGAGAATCTGCCGACCTACTGGACCCCGGCCGAAGCGCCCGAGAAGGACCATCGCGTGCCGATCGGCAAGGCGAAGCTGCTGAGCGAGGGCAGCGACATCACCATCATCGCCTATGCCCGGATGATCCAGGAGGCGCTGCCGGCGGTCGCCCAGCTCGCCGAGGCGGGAATCTCGGCCGAGCTGATCGACCTGCGCACCATCGCCCCCTGGGATCGCGACACCGTGCTGGCGTCGGTCGCCAGGACCGGCCGGGCGATGATCGTGCACGAGGCGGTGACCCCGTTCGGGGTCGGCGCCGAGATCGGCTCGGTCCTGAACGAGGAGCTGTTCGGCAAGCTCAAGGCGCCGGTGAAGCGACTGGGCGGCGCCTTCTGCGCGGTGCCCTTCTCCAAGCCGCTGGAGACCGCCTTCGCGCCGCAGACCGCCGATATCGTTGCCGCCGCCAAGGCGCTGATGGCCTGA
- a CDS encoding biotin/lipoyl attachment domain-containing protein (PFAM: biotin/lipoyl attachment domain-containing protein) produces MAVEVLLPKLGFSMNEGVLAEWLVADGGQAVEGAPLYALESEKSTQEVESPASGTLKIVAQVGETYEVGTVLAVIE; encoded by the coding sequence ATGGCTGTTGAGGTTCTGCTGCCGAAGCTCGGCTTTTCGATGAACGAGGGCGTGCTCGCCGAATGGCTGGTCGCCGACGGCGGCCAGGCGGTCGAGGGCGCGCCGCTCTATGCGCTCGAATCCGAGAAATCGACCCAGGAGGTCGAGAGCCCGGCGTCGGGCACGCTCAAGATCGTCGCCCAGGTCGGCGAGACCTATGAGGTCGGCACGGTGCTGGCCGTGATCGAATGA